One Paraburkholderia dioscoreae DNA segment encodes these proteins:
- a CDS encoding YadA family autotransporter adhesin: MNFNKPLVWYKTTETWLAEPAPARSKTRRAAGREKAIARAVLGLAVLAGGAPAAQAATIYFAAAPFNPATDANATAVGPGSIAEGIAAQAVGAYSIAHGMQANAAGTHAVALGMDAQALSESSIATGFQATAAATFSIATGVQSNAQAFGSIATGVQATARGDRSTATGLQSDAEGDNSIATGAQARAIGTSSVAIGYLSSTLGTGAFAGGNWALAAADYSTAIGNQAFANGVGAMALGAFAQAAGGNATALGANSSASGTGATAFGADASAASAGSIAVGYAAVASNAGSIAMGRNANASADGSVALGQGSLADRANSVSVGSAGNERQVTNVAAGTQATDAVNLSQLQAVSANASRYFKANGLNDGTDDASATGANAVAIGGSGLAAGQASLAVGTGTQANGDFSTAVGGFAVAQADGSTAVGYQASAMATNATALGYQASAMATNATALGYQANAAAANSTALGRQASAVAVGSVALGQGSVANRAGTVSVGSAGNERQITNVAAGAADTDAVNLAQLKAVSAQGAATAAKLDGAVMYDRNADGSVDRSSVTLGGDSSNGGTLIHNLAAGVAGTDAVNVNQLNAAIAGAVNNAVVDAANPFFSAQGNRDTEAAVSSGTHAVAMGASAQATGANAIAVGASSLAGGNNATALGAAANASADNSVALGQGSIADRANTVSVGAAGQERLITNVAAGVQGTDAVNVNQLQQSTSAALSQANSYTDDQIRSARRDSYGGTASAMAMAGLPQAVLPGHGMVAMAGGTYAGQSAFAIGVSQLSETGKWVYKLQGTTDSRGQFGASIGAGMHW, from the coding sequence ATGAATTTCAATAAACCATTGGTCTGGTATAAAACGACGGAAACGTGGCTGGCGGAACCGGCGCCGGCAAGATCGAAGACAAGGCGAGCAGCGGGTCGCGAGAAAGCTATCGCGCGGGCGGTGCTGGGGCTGGCGGTATTGGCAGGGGGCGCGCCGGCGGCACAGGCGGCCACCATCTATTTCGCGGCAGCCCCGTTCAATCCCGCAACGGACGCGAATGCCACGGCCGTCGGCCCCGGCTCGATCGCGGAGGGCATCGCGGCACAGGCGGTGGGCGCCTATTCCATTGCGCACGGCATGCAGGCGAACGCGGCCGGCACTCATGCGGTAGCACTCGGCATGGACGCGCAAGCGCTGAGCGAAAGCTCGATCGCAACAGGTTTTCAGGCCACGGCGGCAGCCACCTTCTCGATTGCGACGGGCGTGCAATCGAACGCACAGGCCTTCGGCTCGATTGCGACTGGCGTGCAAGCAACCGCGCGCGGCGACAGATCGACCGCGACAGGCCTTCAGTCCGATGCCGAGGGCGACAATTCGATCGCGACCGGCGCGCAAGCAAGAGCGATCGGCACGAGTTCTGTCGCGATCGGCTACCTGTCGAGCACGCTCGGCACCGGTGCCTTCGCGGGCGGCAATTGGGCCCTGGCGGCGGCTGACTACAGCACTGCGATCGGCAATCAGGCCTTCGCGAACGGCGTTGGGGCAATGGCGTTGGGCGCATTCGCGCAGGCTGCCGGCGGCAACGCCACGGCTCTCGGCGCCAATTCCAGTGCCTCGGGCACAGGCGCCACCGCATTCGGCGCCGACGCATCCGCGGCGTCGGCGGGCAGCATCGCCGTCGGTTACGCCGCCGTTGCCAGCAACGCCGGCTCGATTGCAATGGGCCGTAACGCGAATGCATCCGCTGACGGTTCGGTTGCCTTGGGCCAGGGTTCGTTGGCTGACCGCGCCAATTCCGTCTCGGTCGGCTCCGCGGGCAACGAACGTCAGGTCACGAACGTCGCAGCCGGCACCCAGGCAACCGACGCCGTCAATCTGAGCCAGTTGCAGGCTGTTAGCGCGAACGCTTCGCGCTATTTCAAGGCAAACGGCCTGAACGACGGAACGGACGATGCATCGGCCACGGGCGCCAACGCAGTCGCCATCGGCGGTTCGGGACTCGCCGCAGGACAAGCGAGCCTTGCCGTCGGCACGGGCACGCAGGCGAATGGCGACTTCAGCACGGCGGTGGGCGGCTTCGCCGTCGCTCAGGCTGACGGGTCCACCGCCGTTGGCTATCAGGCAAGCGCAATGGCCACCAATGCAACCGCACTCGGTTATCAGGCAAGCGCAATGGCCACCAATGCAACCGCACTCGGTTATCAAGCCAACGCCGCCGCCGCGAACTCCACCGCGCTCGGCCGTCAGGCGAGCGCGGTGGCCGTCGGCTCGGTCGCACTCGGCCAGGGCTCGGTAGCCAACCGCGCGGGAACCGTCTCCGTGGGCTCCGCCGGCAACGAACGCCAGATTACGAACGTCGCGGCCGGTGCCGCCGACACCGACGCCGTCAACCTCGCACAGTTGAAAGCCGTGAGCGCGCAAGGCGCGGCCACCGCCGCGAAGCTCGACGGCGCGGTGATGTACGACCGGAACGCCGACGGCAGCGTTGACCGGAGCAGCGTCACGCTTGGCGGCGACAGTTCGAACGGCGGCACCCTGATCCACAACCTCGCGGCCGGCGTTGCCGGAACCGATGCGGTCAACGTGAACCAGCTGAACGCGGCCATCGCCGGCGCCGTCAACAACGCCGTGGTCGATGCGGCCAATCCGTTCTTCAGCGCGCAAGGCAATCGTGATACCGAAGCCGCCGTGTCGTCCGGCACGCACGCCGTCGCCATGGGCGCCAGCGCGCAGGCCACTGGCGCCAACGCAATCGCCGTCGGTGCAAGTTCGCTGGCGGGAGGCAACAACGCCACCGCGCTCGGCGCGGCGGCGAATGCCAGCGCCGACAACTCGGTCGCGCTGGGCCAGGGCTCGATCGCGGATCGGGCGAACACGGTATCAGTCGGCGCGGCGGGCCAGGAACGCCTGATCACCAATGTCGCGGCCGGCGTGCAAGGCACCGACGCCGTCAACGTCAACCAGTTGCAACAAAGCACCAGCGCTGCGCTCAGCCAGGCAAACAGCTATACCGATGACCAGATCCGCTCCGCCCGCCGCGACTCATACGGTGGCACGGCATCCGCAATGGCAATGGCCGGTTTGCCGCAAGCGGTCCTGCCCGGTCACGG
- a CDS encoding YVTN family beta-propeller repeat protein — MRKFFLPGLTATFAAGAALVAAAGFFSPAAHANNVIVLNSGEATLSLIDETTHQVIGTVPTGKEPHHLMATPDNSSLIVANSVSNNLMFVDPKTGQVQRWVENIEDPYQIGFSPDRKWLVTTGLRLDRLDIYHYDGQKNQMTLASRLPLAVMPSHMAFTTDSKTVFVTLQVSGELAAIDLATQTVKWKMKVGKVPAGLWMTPGDKYLLVGMTGADYVAVVDWRNQKVIKTIHTGNGAHNFRSLADGKHVAVSNRVASTISIIDEDALTNVGDITGLMPGPDDMELSADKRYLWVTFRFAKHVGIIDLTTRKLIQTIAVGRSPHGIYFFNRAPVTAPNGA, encoded by the coding sequence ATGCGCAAATTTTTTCTTCCCGGCTTGACTGCCACGTTCGCCGCGGGTGCGGCACTGGTTGCCGCCGCAGGTTTTTTTTCTCCGGCCGCCCACGCCAACAACGTGATCGTGCTCAATTCCGGCGAAGCCACGCTGAGCCTGATCGACGAGACCACCCATCAGGTGATCGGCACCGTGCCCACGGGCAAGGAACCGCACCATCTGATGGCCACGCCGGACAATTCGTCGTTGATCGTGGCGAATTCGGTGTCGAACAATCTGATGTTCGTCGATCCGAAAACCGGCCAGGTGCAGCGCTGGGTCGAAAATATCGAAGATCCGTATCAGATCGGGTTTTCGCCTGACCGCAAATGGCTGGTCACCACCGGCCTGCGTCTGGACCGTCTCGACATCTATCATTACGACGGCCAGAAGAACCAGATGACGCTGGCGTCGCGCCTGCCGCTCGCGGTCATGCCGAGCCACATGGCGTTCACGACAGACAGCAAAACGGTTTTCGTCACGCTGCAGGTATCGGGCGAACTGGCGGCGATCGATCTCGCCACGCAGACCGTCAAGTGGAAGATGAAAGTCGGCAAGGTGCCGGCGGGCCTGTGGATGACGCCGGGCGACAAATACCTGCTGGTCGGCATGACGGGCGCGGATTACGTGGCGGTGGTCGACTGGCGCAACCAGAAGGTCATCAAGACGATCCACACGGGCAACGGCGCGCATAACTTCCGCTCGCTGGCCGACGGCAAGCACGTCGCGGTGTCGAACCGGGTGGCGAGCACCATCAGCATCATCGACGAAGATGCGCTCACCAACGTCGGCGACATCACGGGTTTGATGCCCGGACCCGACGACATGGAACTTTCCGCCGACAAACGCTATCTGTGGGTTACGTTCCGCTTCGCGAAGCACGTCGGCATCATCGACCTGACAACGCGTAAGCTGATCCAGACGATTGCCGTGGGCCGTTCGCCGCACGGCATCTATTTCTTCAATCGCGCGCCGGTCACGGCGCCGAATGGCGCCTGA